One window of the Anomaloglossus baeobatrachus isolate aAnoBae1 chromosome 12, aAnoBae1.hap1, whole genome shotgun sequence genome contains the following:
- the LOC142258026 gene encoding uncharacterized protein LOC142258026 isoform X1 yields MSQLMQAIDSILKTFEKYSQYPCPGQSLQPTEMEQLIQEELSDAIKSLVLLQNTGDPEIITLVMKAVDRNRDGKISFKEYITLVCVVAKAYYKHLLKERSSQQCLIPQASQQSSSQFPTQVQAANQLANIYIPAIQHFAAAAIQDQQLGLLPQVPAQVSTQQTVVQVPVPGQVVATQAPVQVPTQGQQFVTVQASTQGLVQGQQIVPVQVPVQVPVVQPASVQQVPVVQLAPVQQVPVVQPASVQQVPVVQPAPVQQVPVVQPAPVQQVPIVQPAPVQLVPVVQPAPVQQVPVVQPAPDHQGPVLPPAPVHQVPVVQPASVQLVPVVQPAPAQQVPLVQPAPVHQVPVVQPAPVQQVPIVQPAPVQLVPVVQPAPVQQVPVVQPAPVQQVPVVQPAPLQLVPVVQPAPVHQVPVVQPAPLQQVPLVQPAPAQQVPTVQPAPVQQVPVVQPAPVQVVPVVQPAPVQQVPVVQPAPVQQVPVVQPTSVQLVPVVQPVPAQQVPLVQPAPVHQVPVVQPAPVQQVPIVQPAPVQLVPVVQPAPVQQVPVVQPAPLQLVPVVQPAPVHQVPVVQPAPLQQVPLVQPAPAQQVPTVQPAPVQQVPVVQPAPVQQAPVVQPAPVQVVPVVQPAPVQQVPVVQPIPVQQVPVVQPTPVQQVPVVQPAPAQQVPVVQPAPVQQVPVVQPAPAQQVPVQHPAPVQQVPVQQPAPVQQVPLLSTKTCSWLALQSASPVTSQSTVQVPTITQTTQVPVTPPQGQLVSVQIGVQHPAQVVHTQLPVPGQQVLPAQTAAHQLVVQPVVPQLNPQVVVLQPAVVPQALSQQQVVPQVVPQAVAPQVVPQVVPQAVPQQVAPQVIAQAVPQQVIPQVVSQAIPQHVVPQVVPQVVPQHVVPQVVPQAVPQHVVPQVVPQTVPQQVVPQVVPQAVSQHVVPQVVIQTVPQHVVPQLVPQAVPQHAVPQVVPQAVPQHVVPQVVPQTLLQQVAPQVVPQAVPQHVVPQVVPQAVPQHVVPQVALQTVPQQVATQVIPQAVPQHVVPQVVPQVVPQHVVPQVVPQAVPQHVVPQVNPQVVPQNVVSHVVPQTVPQQVLPQVVPQAVPQHVVPQVVPQAVPQHVVPQVVPQTVPQQVATQVVPQAVPQHVVPQVGPQVVPQHVVPQVVPQAVPQHVVSQVVSQAVPQHVVPQVVPQAVPQHVVPHVVPQVVPQHVVSQHVVSQVIPQTVPQQVLPQVVPQAVSQHVVPQVVPQTLPQQVAPQVVPQTVPQLVVPQVVPQTLPQQVAPQVVPQAVPQHVVPQVVPQAVPQHVVPQVVPQTLPQQVAPQLVPQAVPQHVVPQVVPQAVPQHVVPQVVPQAVPQHVVPQIVPQIVSQHVVPQVVPQTVPQQVATQVVPQAVPQHVVPQVVSQAVPQHVVPQVVPQAVPQHVVPQVVPQTVPQQVATQVVPQAVPQHVVPQVISQAVPQHVVPQVVPQVVPQHVVPQLVPQAVPQHVVPQVVSQAVPQHVVPQVAPQEVPQHVVPQVVPQTVPQQVATQVVPQAVPQHVVPQVVSQAVPQHVVPQVVPQAVPQHVVPQLVPQAVPQHVVPQVVPQAVPQHVVPQVVSQAVPQHVVPQVAPQAVPQHVVPQVVPQTVPQHVVPQVAPQAVPQHVVPQVVPQTVHQQVLPQVVPQAVSQHVVPQVVPQTLPQQVAPQVVHQAVPQLVVPQVVPQAVSQHVVPQVVPQAVPQHVVPLVVPQAVPQHVVPQVVPQAVPQHVIPQVVPQAVSQHVVPQVVPQTVPQQVATQVVPQAVPQHVVPQVVPQVVPQHVVPQVVPQAVSQHVVPQVVPQTVPQQVATQVVPQAVPQHVVPQVVPQAVPQHVVPQIVPQAVPQHVVPHVVPQAVPQHVVPQVAPQAVPQHVVPQVVPQTVPQHVVSQVVPQTVHQQVLPQVVPQAVSQHVVPQVVPQTLPQQVAPQVVHQAVPQLVVPQVVPQAVPQHVVPQVVPQAVPQHVVPLVVPQAVPQHVVPQVVPQAVSQHVIPQVVPQAVSQHVVSQVVPQTVPQQVATQVVPQAVPQHVVPQVVPQVVPQHVVPQVVPQAVSQHVVPQVVPQTVPQQVATQVVPQAVPQHVVPQVVPQAVPQHVVPQVVPQAVPQHVVPHVVPQVVPQHVVPQVVPQAVSQHVVPHVVPQTVPQQVAPQVVPQAVPQHVVPQVVPQVVPQHVVPQVVPQVVPQHVVPQVVPQAVSQHVVPQVVPQTVPQQVAPQVVPQAVPQHVVPQVVPQVVPQHVVPQVVPQAASQQVVPQVVPQSVPQQVVPQVVPQAVPQQVVPQVVPQSVPQQVVPQQTFQAQITTQQANEMSFYPFICNAGYKFWYPYTFYYC; encoded by the exons ATGTCCCAACTAATGCAAGCAATCGACAGTATTTTGAAGACCTTCGAAAAATATTCCCAGTACCCATGTCCCGGCCAAAGTTTACAACCAACAGAAATGGAGCAGCTCATACAGGAGGAGCTGTCTGATGCCATCAAA TCATTGGTTTTATTGCAGAACACCGGAGATCCAGAAATCATTACCTTGGTCATGAAAGCCGTGGACAGGAATCGTGATGGCAAAATAAGCTTCAAAGAATATATCACTTTGGTGTGTGTCGTTGCCAAGGCTTATTACAAGCATCTGCTAAAGGAACGAAGCTCCCAGCAATGTCTTATACCGCAAGCAAGCCAGCAATCCAGCAGCCAATTCCCTACTCAAGTGCAGGCAGCAAATCAGCTGGCAAACATATATATCCCTGCCATTCAACATTTCGCCGCAGCAGCTATTCAAGACCAACAGCTTGGACTTCTACCACAAGTTCCAGCCCAAGTGTCAACCCAGCAGACAGTAGTCCAAGTGCCAGTTCCTGGACAAGTAGTTGCTACGCAAGCACCAGTCCAAGTGCCAACTCAAGGACAACAATTTGTTACTGTGCAAGCATCAACCCAAGGTCTAGTTCAGGGACAACAAATAGTCCCTGTGCAGGTACCAGTCCAAGTACCTGTTGTACAACCAGCATCAGTCCAGCAAGTACCAGTTGTACAACTAGCTCCAGTCCAGCAAGTACCTGTTGTACAACCAGCATCAGTCCAGCAAGTACCAGTTGTACAACCAGCTCCAGTCCAGCAAGTACCAGTTGTACAACCAGCACCAGTCCAGCAAGTACCAATTGTACAACCAGCCCCAGTCCAGCTTGTACCAGTTGTACAACCAGCTCCAGTCCAGCAAGTACCTGTTGTACAACCAGCACCAGACCACCAAGGCCCAGTTTTACCACCTGCCCCTGTCCACCAAGTACCAGTTGTACAACCAGCCTCAGTCCAGCTTGTACCAGTTGTACAACCAGCTCCAGCCCAGCAAGTACCACTAGTACAACCAGCTCCAGTCCATCAAGTACCAGTTGTACAACCAGCACCAGTCCAGCAAGTTCCAATTGTGCAACCAGCCCCAGTCCAGCTTGTACCAGTTGTACAACCAGCTCCAGTTCAGCAAGTACCAGTTGTACAACCAGCTCCAGTCCAGCAAGTACCAGTTGTACAACCAGCCCCACTCCAACTTGTACCAGTTGTACAACCAGCTCCAGTCCATCAAGTACCAGTTGTACAACCAGCTCCTTTGCAGCAAGTACCACTAGTACAACCAGCTCCAGCCCAGCAAGTTCCAACTGTACAACCAGCTCCAGTCCAGCAAGTACCAGTTGTACAGCCAGCCCCAGTCCAGGTCGTACCAGTTGTACAACCAGCTCCAGTCCAGCAAGTACCAGTTGTACAACCAGCTCCAGTCCAGCAAGTACCAGTTGTACAACCAACCTCAGTCCAGCTTGTACCAGTTGTACAACCAGTTCCAGCCCAGCAAGTACCACTAGTACAACCAGCTCCAGTCCATCAAGTACCAGTTGTACAACCAGCACCAGTCCAGCAAGTTCCAATTGTACAACCAGCCCCAGTCCAGCTTGTACCAGTTGTACAACCAGCTCCAGTCCAGCAAGTACCAGTTGTACAACCAGCCCCACTCCAACTTGTACCAGTTGTACAACCAGCTCCAGTCCATCAAGTACCAGTTGTACAACCAGCTCCTTTGCAGCAAGTACCACTAGTACAACCAGCTCCAGCCCAGCAAGTTCCAACTGTACAACCAGCTCCAGTCCAGCAAGTACCAGTTGTACAGCCAGCTCCAGTCCAGCAAGCACCAGTTGTACAACCAGCCCCAGTCCAGGTCGTACCAGTTGTACAACCAGCTCCAGTCCAGCAAGTACCAGTTGTACAACCAATCCCAGTCCAGCAAGTGCCAGTTGTACAACCAACCCCAGTCCAGCAAGTGCCAGTTGTACAACCAGCTCCAGCCCAGCAAGTTCCAGTTGTACAACCAGCTCCAGTCCAGCAAGTACCAGTTGTTCAACCAGCTCCAGCCCAGCAAGTTCCAGTCCAACATCCAGCTCCAGTCCAGCAAGTACCAGTCCAACAACCAGCTCCAGTCCAGCAAGTACCACTTCTGTCAACTAAAACATGCTCATGGCTTGCCTTACAATCTGCATCTCCAGTTACAAGTCAATCAACAGTTCAGGTTCCAACCATAACCCAAACAACTCAAGTGCCAGTTACACCGCCTCAGGGTCAATTAGTGTCAGTTCAAATAGGTGTTCAACATCCAGCTCAGGTTGTACATACTCAACTACCAGTCCCTGGGCAGCAAGTACTGCCAGCTCAAACAGCAGCTCATCAGCTGGTTGTCCAACCGGTGGTGCCTCAGTTAAATCCTCAGGTTGTTGTCCTTCAACCAGCAGTAGTTCCTCAGGCTCTATCTCAACAACAAGTGGTACCTCAGGTAGTTCCCCAGGCTGTTGCTCCACAAGTTGTACCTCAGGTAGTTCCCCAGGCTGTACCTCAACAAGTGGCACCCCAGGTAATAGCTCAGGCTGTACCTCAACAAGTGATACCTCAGGTAGTTTCCCAAGCTATACCTCAACATGTAGTTCCTCAGGTAGTTCCCCAGGTAGTGCCTCAACATGTGGTACCTCAGGTAGTTCCCCAGGCTGTGCCTCAACATGTTGTACCTCAGGTAGTTCCACAGACAGTGCCCCAACAAGTTGTACCTCAGGTAGTTCCCCAGGCAGTATCTCAACATGTGGTACCTCAGGTAGTTATTCAGACAGTGCCTCAACATGTGGTACCTCAGTTAGTTCCCCAGGCAGTGCCTCAACATGCAGTACCTCAGGTAGTTCCCCAGGCAGTGCCTCAACATGTGGTACCTCAGGTGGTTCCCCAGACCTTGCTTCAACAAGTAGCACCTCAGGTAGTTCCCCAGGCAGTGCCTCAACATGTGGTACCTCAGGTGGTTCCCCAGGCAGTGCCTCAACATGTGGTACCTCAGGTGGCTCTCCAGACAGTTCCCCAACAAGTAGCAACTCAGGTAATTCCCCAAGCAGTGCCTCAACATGTGGTACCTCAGGTAGTTCCCCAGGTAGTGCCTCAACATGTGGTACCTCAGGTAGTTCCCCAAGCAGTGCCTCAGCATGTGGTACCTCAGGTAAATCCCCAGGTAGTGCCTCAGAATGTGGTATCTCACGTAGTTCCCCAGACAGTGCCCCAACAAGTTTTACCTCAGGTGGTTCCCCAGGCAGTGCCTCAACATGTGGTACCTCAGGTGGTTCCCCAGGCAGTGCCTCAACATGTGGTACCTCAGGTGGTTCCCCAGACAGTTCCCCAACAAGTAGCAACTCAGGTAGTTCCCCAGGCAGTGCCTCAACATGTGGTACCTCAGGTAGGTCCCCAGGTAGTGCCTCAACATGTGGTACCTCAGGTAGTTCCCCAAGCAGTGCCTCAACATGTGGTATCTCAGGTGGTATCCCAGGCAGTGCCTCAACATGTCGTACCTCAGGTAGTTCCCCAGGCAGTGCCTCAACATGTGGTACCTCATGTAGTTCCCCAGGTAGTGCCTCAGCATGTGGTATCTCAGCATGTGGTATCTCAGGTAATTCCCCAGACAGTGCCCCAACAAGTTTTACCTCAGGTAGTTCCCCAAGCAGTGTCTCAACATGTGGTACCTCAGGTGGTTCCCCAGACATTGCCTCAACAAGTGGCACCTCAGGTAGTTCCCCAGACAGTGCCTCAACTTGTTGTACCTCAGGTGGTTCCCCAGACCTTGCCTCAACAAGTGGCACCTCAGGTCGTTCCCCAGGCAGTGCCTCAACATGTGGTACCTCAGGTCGTTCCCCAGGCAGTGCCTCAACATGTGGTACCTCAGGTAGTTCCCCAGACCTTGCCTCAACAAGTGGCACCTCAGTTAGTTCCCCAGGCAGTGCCTCAACATGTGGTACCTCAGGTAGTTCCCCAGGCAGTGCCTCAACATGTGGTACCTCAGGTGGTTCCCCAGGCAGTGCCTCAACATGTGGTACCTCAGATAGTTCCCCAGATAGTGTCTCAACATGTGGTACCTCAGGTAGTTCCCCAGACAGTTCCCCAACAAGTAGCAACTCAGGTAGTTCCCCAGGCAGTGCCTCAACATGTGGTACCTCAGGTAGTTTCCCAGGCAGTGCCTCAACATGTGGTACCTCAGGTGGTACCCCAGGCAGTGCCTCAACATGTGGTACCTCAGGTGGTTCCCCAGACAGTTCCCCAACAAGTAGCAACTCAGGTAGTTCCCCAGGCAGTGCCTCAACATGTGGTACCTCAGGTAATTTCCCAGGCAGTGCCTCAACATGTGGTACCTCAGGTGGTACCCCAGGTAGTGCCTCAACATGTGGTACCTCAGTTGGTTCCCCAGGCAGTGCCTCAACATGTGGTACCTCAGGTAGTTTCCCAGGCAGTGCCTCAACATGTGGTACCTCAGGTAGCTCCCCAAGAAGTGCCTCAACATGTGGTACCTCAGGTGGTTCCCCAGACAGTTCCCCAGCAAGTAGCAACTCAGGTAGTTCCCCAGGCAGTGCCTCAACATGTGGTACCTCAGGTAGTTTCCCAGGCAGTGCCTCAACATGTGGTACCTCAGGTGGTACCCCAGGCAGTGCCTCAACATGTGGTACCTCAGTTGGTTCCCCAGGCAGTGCCTCAACATGTGGTACCTCAGGTAGTTCCCCAGGCAGTGCCTCAACATGTGGTACCTCAGGTAGTTTCCCAGGCAGTGCCTCAACATGTGGTACCTCAGGTAGCTCCCCAAGCAGTGCCTCAACATGTCGTACCTCAGGTAGTTCCCCAGACAGTGCCTCAACATGTGGTACCTCAGGTAGCTCCCCAAGCAGTGCCTCAACATGTCGTACCTCAGGTAGTTCCCCAGACAGTGCACCAACAAGTTTTACCTCAGGTAGTTCCCCAAGCAGTGTCTCAACATGTGGTACCTCAGGTGGTTCCCCAGACATTGCCTCAACAAGTGGCACCTCAGGTAGTTCACCAGGCAGTGCCTCAGCTTGTTGTACCTCAGGTGGTTCCCCAGGCAGTGTCTCAACATGTGGTACCTCAGGTAGTTCCCCAAGCAGTACCTCAACATGTGGTACCTCTGGTGGTGCCCCAAGCAGTGCCTCAACATGTGGTACCTCAGGTGGTTCCCCAGGCAGTGCCTCAACATGTGATACCTCAGGTAGTTCCACAGGCAGTATCTCAACATGTGGTACCTCAGGTGGTTCCCCAGACAGTTCCCCAACAAGTAGCAACTCAGGTAGTTCCCCAGGCAGTGCCTCAACATGTGGTACCTCAGGTAGTTCCCCAGGTAGTGCCTCAACATGTGGTACCTCAGGTAGTTCCACAGGCAGTATCTCAACATGTGGTACCTCAGGTGGTTCCCCAGACAGTTCCCCAACAAGTAGCAACTCAGGTAGTTCCCCAGGCAGTGCCTCAACATGTGGTACCTCAGGTAGTTCCCCAGGCAGTGCCTCAACATGTGGTACCTCAGATAGTTCCCCAGGCAGTGCCTCAACATGTGGTGCCTCATGTAGTTCCCCAGGCAGTGCCTCAACATGTGGTACCTCAGGTAGCTCCCCAAGCAGTGCCTCAACATGTGGTACCTCAGGTAGTTCCCCAGACAGTGCCTCAACATGTGGTATCTCAGGTAGTTCCCCAGACAGTGCACCAACAAGTTTTACCTCAGGTAGTTCCCCAAGCAGTGTCTCAACATGTGGTACCTCAGGTGGTTCCCCAGACATTGCCTCAACAAGTGGCACCTCAGGTAGTTCACCAGGCAGTGCCTCAACTTGTTGTACCTCAGGTGGTTCCCCAGGCAGTGCCTCAACATGTGGTACCTCAGGTAGTTCCCCAAGCAGTACCTCAACATGTGGTACCTCTGGTGGTGCCCCAAGCAGTGCCTCAACATGTGGTACCTCAGGTGGTTCCCCAGGCAGTATCTCAACATGTGATACCTCAGGTAGTTCCACAGGCAGTATCTCAACATGTGGTATCTCAGGTGGTTCCCCAGACAGTTCCCCAACAAGTAGCAACTCAGGTAGTTCCCCAGGCAGTGCCTCAACATGTGGTACCTCAGGTAGTTCCCCAGGTAGTGCCTCAACATGTGGTACCTCAGGTAGTTCCACAGGCAGTATCTCAACATGTGGTACCTCAGGTGGTTCCCCAGACAGTTCCCCAACAAGTAGCAACTCAGGTAGTTCCCCAAGCAGTGCCTCAACATGTGGTACCTCAGGTAGTTCCCCAGGCAGTGCCTCAACATGTGGTACCTCAGGTAGTTCCCCAGGCAGTGCCTCAACATGTGGTGCCTCATGTAGTTCCCCAGGTAGTGCCTCAACATGTGGTACCTCAGGTAGTTCCACAGGCAGTATCTCAACATGTGGTACCTCATGTGGTTCCCCAGACAGTTCCTCAACAAGTAGCACCTCAGGTAGTTCCCCAGGCAGTGCCTCAACATGTGGTACCTCAGGTAGTTCCCCAGGTAGTGCCTCAACATGTAGTGCCTCAGGTAGTTCCCCAGGTAGTGCCACAACATGTGGTACCTCAGGTAGTTCCACAGGCAGTATCTCAACATGTGGTACCTCAGGTGGTTCCCCAGACAGTTCCTCAACAAGTAGCACCTCAGGTAGTTCCCCAGGCAGTGCCTCAACATGTGGTGCCTCAGGTAGTTCCCCAGGTAGTGCCTCAACATGTGGTACCTCAGGTAGTTCCACAGGCAGCATCTCAACAAGTGGTACCTCAGGTAGTTCCCCAATCTGTGCCTCAACAAGTGGTACCTCAGGTAGTTCCCCAGGCTGTGCCTCAACAAGTGGTCCCTCAGGTAGTTCCCCAATCTGTGCCTCAACAAGTGGTACCTCAGCAAACTTTCCAGGCCCAGATCACCACACAACAAGCAAATGAAATGTCATTTTACCCATTTATATGTAATGCAGGGTACAAATTTTGGTATCCCTATACATTCTATTATTGCTAA